AGCGCTCAAGACGGATCACAACCATACGCACTACCTCACGCCACAAGGCTGGCAGCCTTTCAAGGAAATCCAAGAAATCATTCATGTGAAAGAGGCAAAACCTATTGTCTTGACGGTACGAGAAACGATCTGGGGACCGGTACTGCACAACGATGGTGACAAGCACTTCGCATTTCATTGGGTGCTGTATCATCCTGAGTCCCTCAACGCCAATCTTCTGCGCCTTGAAGCAGCCCAGAATATAGATGAAGCCCTTAGGTTAGCGCCACATTTGGGCATGCCTCAGCAAAATGCGGTGATTGTTGATCGCGATGGCAATATCGCCTGGACAATCTTTGGCCCTGTCCCCGATAAGATGGCGGCTGATTATCGTTATCCGGGCGATTGGTCGTCAGGCACTGTCGGCTGGCGCGGTTTTCTGCCGTATGCGGAACATCCGAAAGTGAAAAATCCTCCGCACGGTCGCTTGTGGTCAGCCAATGGGCGCACGGTGTCCGGTGACACTTTTCGGAAGGTGGGGGATGGTGGATTTGTGCTCGGCGCGCGGCAGAGACAGATTCGCGATCGACTGTTCGCAATGACACGACCCATCCGCATCAAGGACCTCTATGCACTGAGCCTGGATGACGAAGCGCGCTTGCTTCAGCGATGGGCGCCCAGAGCTGAAAGTATTGCGAAGTCACTCCCACACCAAGCGGCTAACCAAATTGTCTCTTACTTACGTCATTGGGATGGCCGTGCGCGCGCTGATTCGGTGGCATATCGCTTGGTTCGGACATTCCGGGATGCCGTACATGCTGAAATTGTGGGGGCCATTAACCAAGCTTGCCGACAAGTGGCCAAAGAGTGCAATTATTGGCGACTGGGTTCGCGCCGGGAAATCGTGGTGTGGGAGCTTATCACGCAAAAGCCCAATTCATGGCTGCCGAGAGGTGTCGCAAGTTGGCAGGCGTTAGCACAACGCGCCGCAGAAAAAGCATGGGCGCCGGTACTGGCATCGCCAGAGAAGCTTGCGCAATGGACGTGGGGACAACGAAACCAGACTCGGATTGAGCATCCGATCATGCGTCATATACCAGGCCTCGCGCATTGGTATCGAATGCCTCACATCGGTCAGTCTGGTGATTGGTTTATGCCCAAGGTGGCGCAACCAGCGTTTGGGCAGTCCGAAAGATTAGTGGTGCAACCGGGCAATGAGGCCGAGGGCTTGTTTAACATGCCAGTTGGGCAAAGTGCCCATCCATGGTCGCCGTATTTTGGCCGCATGCATGGTGATTGGCAACAGGGAAAGCCTCAGTCATTTTGGCCAGGAAAGACGAAGTGGGCTTTGCGGCTTGTGCCTGTGAACTAGATGCCAGATTGTCGTGTCACATCGACGAAAAGGGTCAGCGTTTGGCCTGGCTGCAAATATTTTTGACCGTGAAGTTGGTTCCAACGGATGAGTTGTTTGACAGAGACACGGAATTTCTGGGATATCTTGGCCAACGAGTCGCCTCGGCGCACCCGATACCGAATTTTTCGGGTTCGTTGATTGGCGTTCAGTGCTGTGGTGACATTGGCCGCAGAATCTTTCCAGATCACCAATGATGTCCCCGCACGAAGCGGATCGGTCGGTGCCATGCCGTTCCAACGCGCCAACTCGCGCATGCCTACTTTGTAGCGACGGCTGATGGTCCAAAAACTTTCGCCCGGGGCAACCCTGTGGATCAGTTTATGCTTAGCCTTAGGCGTGGCGCGCAAACGCGCTAAGCGTGCGTCTTTGCTTAATCGATAAGCATCGAGCGAGCGTGTCGCCTTGGGAATCATCAAATAGTCACCGGCACGGATGATACCACCGCGGATGCGGTTGACCTTTTTAATCAAATCGACGGTGGTATGGAAGCGTTTTGCCAGCTTATTCAAGCTATCGCCGTTTTGAATGCGATACCGCACCCATTGAATCCGTTTCCCCGGGGGGAGCATGGCCAGTTTTTTTTCAAAAAGCTCAGCCTTCTCAATCGGCAGCAACAGTTCATGCGGGCCATCGGGGTCCGTTGCCCAGCGGTTGAATGCGGGATTGTAGCGATAAATATCATTGATGCTGATACCAGCCAGTTGAGCGGCCAAGGCAAGGTCAATCTGCCCCCCAGTTTGTACGCGCGTCAACAGTGGTTGGTTGGGAATGTGTGGCAGGGCAATGTTGTAATGGTGGGCATTGGCAACTAGTTCCGACAGCGCAATGAGTTTTGGCACATAGGCCTCGGTTTCGCGCGGCAGGTCAAGCGCCCAAAAATCGGTCGGTTTCCCACGACGTTTGTTTTTGCGAATGGCACGCAACACATTGCCTTCCCCTGAGTTGTACGCCGCCAGCGCCAAAAGCCAGTCGCCGTCAAACAGATTGTGAAGGTACTTGAGATAAGCAATGGCGGCATCGGTGGCACGGAGAACATCGCGACGACCGTCATACCACCAATTGAGTTTCAGGCCAAAACGGCGACTGGTGCCTGGAATAAATTGCCAGATGCCTGAGGCGCGCCCGTGTGAATACGCGAAAGGGTCAAATGCGCTTTCAACGATGGGTAGGAGTGTCATTTCGGCAGGGAGCCCTTCGCGTTTGATTCGTTCAAAAATCAAATAGAGAAAGGGACGACCCCGTTCAAATGTTCGTTTCAGATAGGCTGGATGTCTTTTGTACCAATTCAATTGCGCTTTCACGCGCTTGTTCATGGGCCGGGCCATACGCATTTGTGAGCGAAGCGCGTCTATCAGGTCAGGAGACAGTAATGTGCTGGACCAACTGTTTGATTGGCCAACAGCCGAGGGCAGCATGTGTCGGTCTAACGTGGGTTGAAAAAACACCGTCTTGTCAAACTGACTGGCCAGTGTGTTAAGCGCCATTGTTTGCTGCGCCGTTGTTGGTTTTGGCACAGGCAATAAATCGCTGCTCCATGTTGGGAGGGCGATGAGTAAACAAATAATCCACACTAAACTGGCACGATGTCGCATATTCGAAGACGTCCCACCGACCGGGCGCGCATTGTACAAATATTACGCAATATGTTCAAAAATTGTCTTTCAGACGCCGAATGGCGGCGAAAGTTTCGATGGGTGTTGCCAAAGACTGACCGATAAGTTTTTCCACATTCCGGCGCACCTCTGGGAGATCAGCGCGCAGAAAAGGATTGGTTGCTTTTTCAAGTTCGATGGACGACGGCAACGTGATTTCGCCCTGTTGACGCAAGGCCATTACCGCCTCAAGACGGCTTTTGAGCACTGGATTATCTGGCTCAATGGTCACAGCAAATTTAAGATTGCTTAATGTGTATTCGTGCGCGCAGTAAATTCGTGTGGTATCGGACAAAGCTTTGAGCTTTGATAAGGATGTCCACATTTGCTCGGCACTGCCTTCGAACAGGCGGCCGCAACCACCGGCAAACAAGGTGTCACCAGTCAAAGCGATGCCATGACCCATGTAGGCCACGTGGTCCAAAGTATGGCCGGGGACTTCAACGACGCGCAATTGAATCGGCAATGGCGACAAGGTGATAGTATCGCCTTCTTTCACTGTTTCGTGAGGGCAGCCCGTTTTGTGGCTGGCAGGGCCAATGATGCGACAACCAAACTGTTCAAAGAGTGTGCGCACTCCGCCAACATGATCGGCGTGGTGGTGGGTCACCAATATACCAACGAGCTGTTCATGGCTTTTCAAAAGTGTGCGTATCACTGCGTTGGCATCACCTGGATCAACCACATAAGCGTGCTCGCCATCACTCAGCTTCCAAATATAGTTGTCAGAGAATGCTGGTATCGCATCAATCTTCATCATGAAACCTGTTCACTTTCATAAGGCATTAAGACTATCATAACAAATGAACAGACGTTGATGACTGAGATGGAAGACGCAAAGACTGTACCACTGACGACCTGGCGACAGTTGCCGCATGGGCTACTGTTGAGGAATCATGTCGAACGATACTTGCGCGGCAGCCTACAGCATGATTCGAATGAGTGGTCGGTGGACATCGGCACCATGTCTTCGGAGGTGGATCTGACGTCTGTTCGGGGAAGTCGATACATCAGACTTGGTTGGCTTGGAGACGCTTTCTGCGATGTGCACGCAGATCCCCAAGCGCTGCCTTTGGCGACAGAAAGTGTGGACCTGATAATGGCCGCCTTTGTTTTGGGGTATTGCGAGAGCCCACATACCACGCTACGTGAAATGCACCGTGCGCTGCGAAGTGGTGGACAACTGGTGTTGGTCGAATTCAACCCAATTGGGCTCTGGGGCATTCGTCATTGGTTGGGACGTGTTCGGCAAAATAATCCGGTTTGGCAAGCGCGCTTGATCCGCTATCGACGTTTACGAGATTGGTGTCAGCTGCTTGGTCTTGGAATTGAAAATCATATTCGCTTGGGACCTTGGTGGCCTTTTCAGCCCAAGCGGCCTCGCGTCGCGGCAAGTTGGTTGACTTTTGAATGGCCTTTGGCCGCCATCGGCGCCATTCAAGTGTTTGTCTTGAAGAAGAAAACATATCAACTGATAACGGCTAGAGAAGTGTTCACCAAAAAGCGGCTGATACCGGCCAATCCGGTCAGGGACATGCCGTTGGCCCGCTATGACACTGGTCGCCGAAGAACAAAAGGATAGCAAGCGGATGTCACAAACCAAGATTGTTGAAGCTTTTACCGACGGGGCTTGCAAAGGCAACCCCGGACCTGGTGGGTGGGGCGTTGTCCTCCGCTTTGGCGCGCACGAAAAAGAACTTTTCGGCGGTGAGCAAGTGACGACCAATAATCGGATGGAGTTGAAAGCGGCCATTGAAGCCTTGCGCGCGTTGAAACGGCCCTGTCGCGTTAGGATTACGACTGACTCACAATATTTAAGAAAAGGTATTACCGAGTGGTTACCGAAGTGGGAGCAGCGTGGATGGCGAACTGCGTCCGGTAAGCCAGTCAAAAATCAGGATCTCTGGCAAGAGTTGTCGAAATTGGTGGCACAACATGAGGTGTCCTGGCGCTGGGTGAAGGGGCATGCCGGTCATGTCGAGAATGAGCGGGCAGATGCACTGGCAAACCAGGGGGTCCCTAAGACATAAGGAGCATCAAGCGAATGAGACAAGTGGTACTGGATACAGAAACAACCGGCCTGGAACCCTCACAAGGGCATAGAGTCATTGAAATCGGTTGCGTGGAATTGATTGATCGGAAGTTAACCGGTCAACGTTTCCACCGCTATATCAACCCTGAGCGAGAAGTGGAAGCGGGGGCATTGGAAGTGCATGGCATCGACAATGCTTTTTTGGCAGACAAGCCCCGCTTTGTTGAAATCGTCGATGAATTGATCGAGTTCGTCAATGGCGCAGAATTGATCATCCATAATGCACCCTTTGACGTCGGATTCCTCGATCACGAGTTGGCACTCGCTTCGGAAAAACTTGGGCGAGATCTCGGTCAATTGCGTGATTACTGTACTGTGTTAGATACGTTGGTACTCGCCCGTGAGCTGCATCCTGGGCAGCGAAATAGTTTGGATGCCCTTTGTAAACGCTACGGCATTGATAATTCACAGCGCGAACTTCATGGCGCCTTGCTCGATGCTGAGATTCTCGCCGAAGTTTTTCTCGCCATGACCGGTGGTCAGGTCGCGCTTTCATTCTCGACTGACACATCAACGCAATCGAGTCACTGGCAGATTGGTGGGCAACTTGACATCAAGCCGGTGAAACGGCAAGGCAATCCGCTCACCGCGAGGGCGACGTCGTCAGAGCTGGAGGCGCATCGCGAATACTTGGACAAATTGGCGGAAAAAAGCGGCGAAAGCGTCTGGCGCAAACTTCAATGGCCGGAACAATAACAAGAGGCAATAGGCGAACACCTCGTTTAAGACCGCATAAAATATTGCTGGTGTGATGAGAAGCCTACGGCTTTGGTAAATCACACCAGTCAAAACAACATTAATTTGATTTGTCTTTTGTAGGGCGGCGCGTATCAAGATTTATCGGGTTGAGTTTGGCGATCAAACGTTCGTCTCAGTGCTGGACTTTTCTCCTCTTGCAGTGATTGGGGTCGGTAAATAGGAGACTTGAGGGAATAAACCGCCAAAGAGAAAGGGGCGGGCAATCATGCCCACCCCTTGCCAGGACGTCAGATCATACGGTCTGAAATCAATGGCCGGATTTGCGATCAGCCGCTTCCTTTAATGCTTGACACTGATCAGCGCTTTCATCGATTTCTTTGGTTGAATGATGATGAATCCAGCCTGCTTTATACATATATTGTGTCGCCGGATCCAATGCATAGGTGACCATCACCCAGCCCGTGAGTGACATGCTCAGTGTATAGGGCAGTGCCATAATCACCATCCGGCCATAAGACAGGCGAACCAATGGCGCAATGGCTGAAGTCAGCAAGAACAGGAAGGCTGCCTGACCATTCGGAGTGGCCACACTTGGGATGTTGGTCCCTGTATTGATGGCCACGGCCAGTTCATCAAA
The sequence above is drawn from the Gammaproteobacteria bacterium genome and encodes:
- a CDS encoding penicillin acylase family protein, giving the protein ALKTDHNHTHYLTPQGWQPFKEIQEIIHVKEAKPIVLTVRETIWGPVLHNDGDKHFAFHWVLYHPESLNANLLRLEAAQNIDEALRLAPHLGMPQQNAVIVDRDGNIAWTIFGPVPDKMAADYRYPGDWSSGTVGWRGFLPYAEHPKVKNPPHGRLWSANGRTVSGDTFRKVGDGGFVLGARQRQIRDRLFAMTRPIRIKDLYALSLDDEARLLQRWAPRAESIAKSLPHQAANQIVSYLRHWDGRARADSVAYRLVRTFRDAVHAEIVGAINQACRQVAKECNYWRLGSRREIVVWELITQKPNSWLPRGVASWQALAQRAAEKAWAPVLASPEKLAQWTWGQRNQTRIEHPIMRHIPGLAHWYRMPHIGQSGDWFMPKVAQPAFGQSERLVVQPGNEAEGLFNMPVGQSAHPWSPYFGRMHGDWQQGKPQSFWPGKTKWALRLVPVN
- a CDS encoding LysM peptidoglycan-binding domain-containing protein; this encodes MRHRASLVWIICLLIALPTWSSDLLPVPKPTTAQQTMALNTLASQFDKTVFFQPTLDRHMLPSAVGQSNSWSSTLLSPDLIDALRSQMRMARPMNKRVKAQLNWYKRHPAYLKRTFERGRPFLYLIFERIKREGLPAEMTLLPIVESAFDPFAYSHGRASGIWQFIPGTSRRFGLKLNWWYDGRRDVLRATDAAIAYLKYLHNLFDGDWLLALAAYNSGEGNVLRAIRKNKRRGKPTDFWALDLPRETEAYVPKLIALSELVANAHHYNIALPHIPNQPLLTRVQTGGQIDLALAAQLAGISINDIYRYNPAFNRWATDPDGPHELLLPIEKAELFEKKLAMLPPGKRIQWVRYRIQNGDSLNKLAKRFHTTVDLIKKVNRIRGGIIRAGDYLMIPKATRSLDAYRLSKDARLARLRATPKAKHKLIHRVAPGESFWTISRRYKVGMRELARWNGMAPTDPLRAGTSLVIWKDSAANVTTALNANQRTRKIRYRVRRGDSLAKISQKFRVSVKQLIRWNQLHGQKYLQPGQTLTLFVDVTRQSGI
- the gloB gene encoding hydroxyacylglutathione hydrolase — its product is MKIDAIPAFSDNYIWKLSDGEHAYVVDPGDANAVIRTLLKSHEQLVGILVTHHHADHVGGVRTLFEQFGCRIIGPASHKTGCPHETVKEGDTITLSPLPIQLRVVEVPGHTLDHVAYMGHGIALTGDTLFAGGCGRLFEGSAEQMWTSLSKLKALSDTTRIYCAHEYTLSNLKFAVTIEPDNPVLKSRLEAVMALRQQGEITLPSSIELEKATNPFLRADLPEVRRNVEKLIGQSLATPIETFAAIRRLKDNF
- a CDS encoding class I SAM-dependent methyltransferase, with translation MTEMEDAKTVPLTTWRQLPHGLLLRNHVERYLRGSLQHDSNEWSVDIGTMSSEVDLTSVRGSRYIRLGWLGDAFCDVHADPQALPLATESVDLIMAAFVLGYCESPHTTLREMHRALRSGGQLVLVEFNPIGLWGIRHWLGRVRQNNPVWQARLIRYRRLRDWCQLLGLGIENHIRLGPWWPFQPKRPRVAASWLTFEWPLAAIGAIQVFVLKKKTYQLITAREVFTKKRLIPANPVRDMPLARYDTGRRRTKG
- a CDS encoding ribonuclease HI — protein: MSQTKIVEAFTDGACKGNPGPGGWGVVLRFGAHEKELFGGEQVTTNNRMELKAAIEALRALKRPCRVRITTDSQYLRKGITEWLPKWEQRGWRTASGKPVKNQDLWQELSKLVAQHEVSWRWVKGHAGHVENERADALANQGVPKT
- a CDS encoding DNA polymerase III subunit epsilon, coding for MRQVVLDTETTGLEPSQGHRVIEIGCVELIDRKLTGQRFHRYINPEREVEAGALEVHGIDNAFLADKPRFVEIVDELIEFVNGAELIIHNAPFDVGFLDHELALASEKLGRDLGQLRDYCTVLDTLVLARELHPGQRNSLDALCKRYGIDNSQRELHGALLDAEILAEVFLAMTGGQVALSFSTDTSTQSSHWQIGGQLDIKPVKRQGNPLTARATSSELEAHREYLDKLAEKSGESVWRKLQWPEQ